The nucleotide window GCGCGGATCTTTGATGGTTTCGCCGTGGGTGTAAAAGGCACCGTCGAGCGCCGCAACCCAAAACCGGCGGACGATTTCCTGCGCCGAATACCGTCCCCAGCTGGGGATTAAATTGCCCTCATAGGCCTGTTCGTCGATCAGCACCGGCTTTTTGATTCGCTCCACAAACGCGGGCAGCTCTTCCCAGGAAAGCCCCTGCACCGAGCAGTGGCTGATCCACGGTTTCGTATAGTCGTACAGCTGCCGACGATTATGAATCGTGCGCGGGTGCCGATAGGGGTCTTTTTCATAAAGGATTTCGAAAAAACGATCCCAGTCCTCCTCGGTTTTGCGGTCCATGGCATCGTATTCCGCGGCCACGGTCCACCAAATGTTGCGGAAAGCGGCTAACCGCGCCACAACGTAGCGGAGATAAAAGTCGTCGGTGGCCTTGTCCATTTCGGCATAGCCCCAGCGGTCCCAGGGGTGAAAGAGAATGAGGTCCGCCTCCACGCCGAGATTGGCCAAATGCGTGATTCGCTGCTCCAGTTGTTGAAAAAAGCGCGGACTAAAGCGGGAAAATTCGTTTCGCCCTTTTCGGCTGCGCGGAAAGGGGTAGAGGGTCGGTTCGTTGGTGGTGTAGAGATAATGCATGGGAAAAAGGGTCATCCGCAGCCGGTTGAAGGAGCTCGATGCCAATGAGGTGAGCGTGGCCTCCTGCTTGTCCTGCGGCTGATGCACCCAGGCAAAGGCGGTGGTGCCCATAGGATAGTACGGCGTGCCGTCGGCATAAGCGAAAGCGCCCGTCTCGTTGACGCGCACCGGCCCGTGGTTTCCCGGCGAGGCCGGGTAACAGAGAAAGGTGCCGCGCTGTCCCTCCATCAGCGGCGAGTTGCTGTGCGTAACAAAACGGTACTCGCCGACCCGCTCGGGCATGAAGCGGATTTTATAGATTCCGGCGCCGTCGTAAAAGCCGTCGACGCGCGTCGAGTCCTGATAGTAATAAAAGACCGCCTCCAGTTGTACATCGCGAAAGGGGTTGCCTTTTTTCGGCCCTTCAAGGGTGATTTCGAGAACCGTCCATCGCTCGACGTAAACAGGCGATTGCTTTTGCCAGGGCGTTATCAGGGAGCTCGATTCCCAAATCTTTTGCGTCCAACCGGCCGATGCGCCGAGCAGGAACATGGCCGCCGTCCATAGCTTTATGCTGCTCACCTCAAAACCCTCCGTTGCCGACCGCTACAGTATACGCATACCCCTGTCCATTTTCAAGCGGGAAAAATCGAAAAACACGGTCAAAGGTCCAAGGTCGAAAGTCGAAGGTCGTTGGGAAAATTCCGAAAACCGACTTTGCTTGATTTTTAGTTTTGCGATTAACTATATTGCAACAATAATTCCTAAAAACAAAGGGACAAGGTTATGACACGACTTATTACCGTCATCACGCTTCTGCTTGCGGCCGTTTTGTCGGCCGAAGAGGGGATGTGGCTGCTGACCCAACTTCTCGAACTGCAGCTGGAATCCAAAGGCCTGCAAATTACCGCCGAGGACATCTACAGTCCCGACAAACCTTCGATCGTCAACGCCATCGTCTGGCTGGGCGGCTGCAGTGCTTCGTTCGTTTCACCTGAGGGTCTGCTCGTAACCAATCATCACTGCGCCTTCGGCGCCCTGCAGCGCGCGTCGACAAAGGACGCCGACTATATCACCAACGGCTTTCTAGCCCGCACGCGCGAAGAAGAGATGGAGGCGCGCGGCGTTTATGCCTATGTCCTGCAGGAAATGCGCGACGTCACCGATGAGGTGCTGGCCGCGGCCAAGGGAGTCAAAGACCCCGTGCAGAAGGACCGCAAAATCAGCGCGAAAATCACCCAGATGACCGACCAGATCGAGGGCGACCGCGATGACCTCTATGCCCTCATCGGCACCATGTTCGAAGGCAGGCAGTACATCCTGTTCGTCTACAAGAAATATCAGGATGTGCGCCTGGTTTACGCGCCGCCGGCGGCGGTCGGCAACTATGGCGGCGATATCGACAACTGGATGTGGCCGCGGCATACCGGCGATTTTACCTTTCTGCGCGTTTATCAGGGACCCGACGGCAGCGGCGCCAAGTACAGTCCGGCCAACGTGCCGCTCAAGCCCAAGAACTATCTGCGCATCGCTTCGCAACCGATCCGCGAAGGCGACTTTACCTTCATTCTCGGCTTTCCGGGCCGCACCACCCGCTGGCGAACCTCCCACTCGGTGAAATGGAACCTCGAATACGCCTATCCCTCCAGCATCGAAAACTATCAGGAGCTGATTCAGCTCATGAACGACCTCACCAAGGACTCGCCCGAAGGCCGTATCCGCGTTGCCAACCTGGACAAGAGCTTTAACAATGTGATGAAAAACTATCAGGGCAATGTGGAGGGCATGCGGCGCACCCGTTTCGTCGAAAAGAAAAAAGCCTTCGAAGCCGAGCTAAAGGCCTTTTTAGCCGCCGATCCCAAACTGGAAAAGCAGTACGGCGGCGTGCTGCCGCAAATCGAAGCCCTTTATGCTAAACTGGCTGAGACGCGCGAAAAGGACGATGTGTTGAGCTTGTTCAGCATGCAGGCGGGCACCCTGCCGGGCATTGCGCGGCAGGTCTATGTAACGGTCCGTGAGCGCGAAAAACCGAAGGATAAGCGGGATCCCGATTTTTCAGAAAAAGACGTCAAAGACACGGTCGATCGTCTGCATCTGCGCTACTACAATTATTGGGAACCTGTAGATAAAGCCATGCTCAAGCGGGCGTTGGACAAGGCGCGCAATCTTCCCGCTTCCCAACGTCTTGCCGTCCTGGATCAGCTATTTCCGGATGAGGCGGCCGCGCAGGCTTTTGTCGACCGCGCCTATGCCGAAACCAAGCTGAAGGATGTCGAGTTTGCCAAGTCGCTGTTCTCTAAGAGCTCCAAAGAGCTCGAGGCCTTGGGAGATCCGCTAATCGATTTGATGAAGGCGCTCTATCCCGCTTTCGACGATCTCAAGGAACGTAATCGCGTCTTTAACGCGCAGATCAAGGAACTGCGCAAAGCCTATCTGGAGGCCGTCTCCATTTGGAAAAAAGGCCTGATCTACCCCGACGCCAACAGCACGATGCGCTTTACCTACGGCTATGTAAAAGGCTATCGACCGGCTGATGCTGTTCAGTACCTGCCCTTTACAACGTTGAGCGGCGTGATCGCCAAGCACACGGGCGCGGAGCCTTTCGATGCGCCGGAAAAGCTGCGGCAGCTCTATGAGCAAAAGGATTTCGGCCGCTGGTACGATGCGCAGCTCGGGGACGTGCCGGTGAATTTTCTGCATGAATGCGACATTACCGGCGGCAACAGCGGCAGCGCCGTTATGAACGCCCGCGGCGAGCTGATCGGCCTGGCCTTCGACGGCAACTATGAGGCGCTGACCAGCGATTGGCAGTACGATGAAAAACTGCAGCGGACGATCTCGGTCGATATCCGCTACGTGCTTTTTATCGTCGAAAAGTTTGCCGGCGCAACCTGGCTGCTCAAAGAGATGGACATCCAATAAAGAGGTCTCTTCGGCCGGACATGACGCTGACGCCGACCCGATACCTATTGCGCAGTCTGGTGCACTATCGCCGCACCCACCTGGGTCTCTTTTTGGGCGCGGCGCTGTGTACCGCCGTCCTCACCGGCGCCCTTGTCATCGGCGATTCGGTGCGCTTCAGCCTGCATCGTCTGGCGGAGGAGCGTCTGGGCCGCGCCGAACAGGTGATGCACACCGGCGAACGTTTTTTCCGCGCCGAGCTGGCTGAGGATCTGCGCCGGAGCGGCTTTGTTGCCGCGGCGCTGCTGCGGGTGCGCGGCGCCGCCGTTAACCCGGCGGCCGAACGCCGCGCCAACGACGTCCAAGTGCTGGGCGTCGACGGAAGGTTCGCCGAACTGTTTCCCGACAGTCCGGCGGCGACGCTGCAGCCGGGCGAGGTCGCCGTCAACCGGCGCCTGGCCGCCAGGCTGGGCGTTGCGCCCGGCGACGAGCTGCTGCTGCGCTGCGAAAAGCCGCAGGCCCTGCCGCGCGACGCTCCCTTTGCCGCGCTCGAAAACCTGCAGGTCGCCGGTCGATACCGTATTCGCGCTGTGCTTTCGCCTCAGCAGGGCGGCCGCTTCCATCTGCAGACCCATCAGATCGAACCGTTTACCGTATTCGTCAACCGCGACGCGCTCGCAGACGAGCTCGAATTGGGCGGACGCGCCAACCTGCTTCTGAGCCGCGGCGGCAACGCCGAGACGCTGCAGCGGTCGCTTGCCGATGCCTGGCAGATCGAGGACGCGTCGCTCTATCTCGTTCCCGTGGCGCCGCAGACCCTCGAACTTCGCTCGCAGCGCGTTTTTCTCGAGCCGGTCATTCTCAGAGCCGTCGATTCCCTGCCGATTCTGCACCAGCCGGTGT belongs to candidate division KSB1 bacterium and includes:
- a CDS encoding DUF5060 domain-containing protein encodes the protein MSSIKLWTAAMFLLGASAGWTQKIWESSSLITPWQKQSPVYVERWTVLEITLEGPKKGNPFRDVQLEAVFYYYQDSTRVDGFYDGAGIYKIRFMPERVGEYRFVTHSNSPLMEGQRGTFLCYPASPGNHGPVRVNETGAFAYADGTPYYPMGTTAFAWVHQPQDKQEATLTSLASSSFNRLRMTLFPMHYLYTTNEPTLYPFPRSRKGRNEFSRFSPRFFQQLEQRITHLANLGVEADLILFHPWDRWGYAEMDKATDDFYLRYVVARLAAFRNIWWTVAAEYDAMDRKTEEDWDRFFEILYEKDPYRHPRTIHNRRQLYDYTKPWISHCSVQGLSWEELPAFVERIKKPVLIDEQAYEGNLIPSWGRYSAQEIVRRFWVAALDGAFYTHGETIKDPRNEWIWWNKGGTLQGESPARLAFLRQLLENAPRWGWRKIAADAAAAGEEFFLYYFGDAKPERKQFDLSPLREYEADLIDTWNMTIEPLGRFRGAFELQLPAKPYLAVRLRQIGLVFPAEPVELLYNGNLFLQQAVVQLRHPRFSDIHYTLDGSEPDASSPRYEAPIVIQKDSTLLRAVAYGADGRKSQPAARLFRKVTPIPARQLKTPRRGLTYQFYLGLWENLPDFNDLKPQTVGTAEAIDLSYAEQVDAYALVFEGYLLVPKSDIYTFSLLSDDGSRLYIAGQPVVDNDGRHPPRRRSGQIGLAAGYHPFRLEFFEAGGDELLQVYWASSTSREELLGKENLFIIKK
- a CDS encoding S46 family peptidase; protein product: MTRLITVITLLLAAVLSAEEGMWLLTQLLELQLESKGLQITAEDIYSPDKPSIVNAIVWLGGCSASFVSPEGLLVTNHHCAFGALQRASTKDADYITNGFLARTREEEMEARGVYAYVLQEMRDVTDEVLAAAKGVKDPVQKDRKISAKITQMTDQIEGDRDDLYALIGTMFEGRQYILFVYKKYQDVRLVYAPPAAVGNYGGDIDNWMWPRHTGDFTFLRVYQGPDGSGAKYSPANVPLKPKNYLRIASQPIREGDFTFILGFPGRTTRWRTSHSVKWNLEYAYPSSIENYQELIQLMNDLTKDSPEGRIRVANLDKSFNNVMKNYQGNVEGMRRTRFVEKKKAFEAELKAFLAADPKLEKQYGGVLPQIEALYAKLAETREKDDVLSLFSMQAGTLPGIARQVYVTVREREKPKDKRDPDFSEKDVKDTVDRLHLRYYNYWEPVDKAMLKRALDKARNLPASQRLAVLDQLFPDEAAAQAFVDRAYAETKLKDVEFAKSLFSKSSKELEALGDPLIDLMKALYPAFDDLKERNRVFNAQIKELRKAYLEAVSIWKKGLIYPDANSTMRFTYGYVKGYRPADAVQYLPFTTLSGVIAKHTGAEPFDAPEKLRQLYEQKDFGRWYDAQLGDVPVNFLHECDITGGNSGSAVMNARGELIGLAFDGNYEALTSDWQYDEKLQRTISVDIRYVLFIVEKFAGATWLLKEMDIQ